A genome region from Candidatus Dormiibacterota bacterium includes the following:
- a CDS encoding S9 family peptidase — translation MARPVSTRRQTGPYGSWRSPVTADAIVAGVIGLGQIQLDGDDIYWVEQRPAEAGRNVVVRRRPGGSITDITPAEYNVRTRAHEYGGGAYLVREGTVWFSNFKDQRLYRQDPGKSPVAITPAQDIRHADLVFDHRHQRLIAVRENHTTDLPSAVNSIVSLDPIGKTPARTLVQANDFYASPRVSPSGTHLSWLTWNHPNMPWDGTELWVAELSEDGLHAPRKVAGGEHESIFQPAWSPDGVLFFVSDRTSWWNLYRWRTPNGEPVVETAAELGAGQWVFAMSTYAFESERRIVCQVRSKGVAHLATIDSQSGHLHAIHTPFAAFSPYIQARSGRVFTIAGSPTEPMTLIALDLESGSVELLRRSAERVVDPTYISVPKAIEFPTEGGVTAHAFFYPPVNPEYDAPAGELPPLIVYVHGGPTSAVSNALDISDQFWTTRGFAYLVVNYGGSTGFGREYRQRLNGQWGVVDVNDSVNGARYLIERGLVDPNRVTITGGSAGGYTVLRALTSTDFFKAGASHFGISDLEVFHSDTHKFESMYDQSLLGRWPQDRHIYRERSAIHSVDRITAPVILFQGLEDKIVPPNQAELIVAALRKKGLPVAYIPFEGEQHGFRIAKNIKRSLEAELYFYSKVFGFPLADPIEPVPIENLKQPAGTT, via the coding sequence ATGGCCCGACCCGTGTCGACGCGACGCCAAACAGGCCCGTATGGCTCCTGGCGCTCGCCTGTCACGGCCGACGCGATCGTCGCCGGGGTCATTGGACTCGGCCAGATCCAGCTCGACGGCGATGACATCTATTGGGTCGAACAGCGGCCCGCCGAGGCCGGCCGCAATGTCGTTGTCCGGCGCCGCCCTGGCGGCAGCATCACGGACATCACACCGGCGGAGTACAACGTGCGCACCCGCGCGCACGAGTACGGCGGCGGTGCCTACCTGGTGCGCGAGGGCACCGTCTGGTTCTCGAACTTCAAAGATCAGCGTCTCTACCGGCAGGATCCCGGGAAATCACCCGTCGCCATCACGCCGGCGCAAGACATCCGGCATGCCGATCTCGTCTTCGACCACCGGCATCAACGATTGATCGCGGTTCGCGAGAACCACACCACCGACTTGCCGTCGGCGGTCAACAGCATCGTCAGTCTCGATCCGATAGGCAAGACGCCGGCGCGAACCCTCGTCCAGGCCAACGATTTCTACGCTTCGCCGCGGGTCAGCCCCTCGGGTACGCACTTGAGCTGGCTGACCTGGAACCACCCGAACATGCCGTGGGACGGAACAGAACTCTGGGTCGCGGAGTTGAGCGAGGACGGGCTCCACGCACCTCGCAAAGTCGCCGGAGGTGAACACGAATCGATCTTCCAACCCGCCTGGTCGCCGGACGGTGTGCTGTTCTTCGTTTCCGACCGGACCAGCTGGTGGAACCTGTACCGCTGGCGCACACCAAATGGCGAACCGGTGGTAGAAACGGCCGCCGAGCTCGGTGCCGGGCAATGGGTATTCGCCATGTCGACCTATGCGTTCGAATCCGAGCGTCGCATTGTCTGCCAGGTCCGATCCAAGGGCGTTGCCCACCTGGCCACCATCGACTCGCAGAGTGGACATCTCCATGCGATCCATACGCCCTTTGCGGCATTCTCGCCGTACATTCAGGCACGCTCCGGGCGTGTGTTCACCATCGCCGGGTCACCAACCGAGCCGATGACCCTCATCGCCCTCGACCTCGAGAGCGGGAGCGTGGAGCTGCTGCGCCGTTCCGCCGAACGCGTCGTCGATCCAACCTATATCTCCGTGCCGAAGGCGATCGAATTTCCCACCGAGGGCGGGGTCACCGCGCACGCCTTTTTCTATCCGCCGGTCAATCCGGAGTACGACGCACCTGCCGGCGAGCTCCCGCCGTTGATCGTTTACGTCCACGGCGGCCCGACGAGCGCGGTGTCGAATGCGCTCGACATCAGCGACCAGTTCTGGACGACCCGCGGCTTCGCCTATCTGGTGGTGAACTACGGTGGCAGCACCGGGTTCGGCCGCGAATACCGGCAACGCCTCAACGGCCAGTGGGGCGTGGTCGACGTCAACGACTCCGTCAATGGCGCCCGTTACCTGATCGAACGTGGCCTGGTCGACCCCAACCGGGTCACGATCACCGGCGGAAGCGCCGGCGGCTACACGGTCCTGCGAGCCCTGACCTCCACAGATTTCTTCAAAGCCGGGGCGAGCCATTTCGGCATCAGCGACCTGGAAGTGTTTCACAGCGACACGCACAAGTTCGAGTCGATGTATGACCAGAGCCTGCTGGGTCGGTGGCCGCAGGATCGACACATCTATCGCGAGCGGTCGGCGATCCACTCCGTCGATCGGATCACCGCGCCCGTGATCCTCTTCCAGGGGTTGGAGGACAAGATCGTGCCGCCCAACCAGGCGGAGCTCATTGTCGCGGCGCTGCGCAAGAAGGGGTTGCCGGTCGCCTACATTCCCTTCGAGGGCGAGCAGCACGGTTTCCGCATCGCGAAGAACATCAAGCGCTCGCTCGAGGCCGAGCTCTACTTCTATTCGAAGGTCTTCGGCTTCCCCCTAGCTGATCCGATCGAGCCGGTGCCGATCGAGAATCTCAAGCAGCCCGCTGGAACGACGTAA
- a CDS encoding DinB family protein — translation MRIESPAFTEREMWSFLDEIVDFERRRLADRLEADSARLADLVRDIPTSSVGGSGAEWTGHDILAHIVVLSKFYGVLTSQIGSGKLAELELLPQVKQRDVASEQLSSLPPDQLLAFAQRDHQRTIAYLRSADAEAMRRRAVLYEGFSMSAEEIASMPLCAHLELHLDQLERTLRP, via the coding sequence GTGCGGATCGAGAGTCCGGCGTTTACGGAGCGCGAGATGTGGTCGTTCCTCGATGAGATCGTGGATTTCGAGCGGCGCCGGCTCGCCGATCGGCTGGAAGCTGACTCGGCCAGGCTGGCGGATCTCGTTCGGGACATTCCAACCAGTTCCGTCGGTGGGTCGGGTGCTGAGTGGACTGGCCACGACATCCTCGCCCACATCGTCGTCCTGTCGAAGTTCTACGGCGTGCTCACGTCGCAGATCGGCTCCGGCAAACTGGCGGAGCTGGAGTTGCTGCCCCAGGTCAAGCAGCGCGACGTCGCCAGCGAACAGCTGAGCTCGCTACCGCCCGACCAGTTACTCGCCTTCGCCCAGCGCGATCACCAGCGGACCATCGCCTACCTCCGCTCGGCCGACGCCGAGGCGATGCGCCGACGGGCGGTCCTCTACGAGGGTTTTTCCATGAGCGCCGAGGAGATCGCCTCGATGCCGCTCTGCGCACACCTCGAACTCCATCTCGATCAGCTTGAACGGACGTTGCGCCCCTGA
- a CDS encoding MaoC/PaaZ C-terminal domain-containing protein codes for MGFAQQYDPQPMHLDPNAASFTIYGGLIASGWHTGALFMGLLVRNLIAQTSSFGSPGMEELSWPAPVRPGDTLTGQIEVLAARKSNSRPMGIVRWRGHLRNQNGQLVMTAVGTNFFGLKPA; via the coding sequence ATCGGGTTCGCGCAGCAGTACGATCCGCAGCCGATGCACCTCGATCCCAACGCGGCGAGCTTCACGATCTACGGCGGGCTGATTGCCAGCGGCTGGCACACGGGCGCCCTCTTCATGGGCCTGCTGGTGCGGAACCTGATCGCGCAAACCAGCAGCTTTGGTTCGCCCGGAATGGAAGAGTTGAGCTGGCCGGCTCCGGTGCGGCCCGGCGATACCCTGACCGGACAGATCGAGGTGCTTGCGGCCCGTAAATCGAACAGCCGGCCGATGGGGATCGTTCGCTGGCGCGGCCACCTGCGCAACCAGAACGGCCAGCTGGTGATGACCGCCGTCGGCACCAACTTCTTCGGCCTGAAGCCGGCCTAG
- a CDS encoding sialidase family protein — protein sequence MRARRAATLGVLLALTGCDSSPPPNEPSLPPPSVISGAVPLAAGCTGPSPPAPTEPSLAADPGDPRQLVASWLENAVGTIVAVSHDGGATWSRSALPGLLSCAGGRYAHTSDPWVSIGQDGIIYVAGLASQPATSTGTTRDVVVSVSRDHGASWEAPVVVESGTAPPLQPDKEAILADPRRPATAYAVWVDYRVLSGVEPSVDKVMFSRTSDGGHTWSTPAAIYSGNDEAQQNQLLMTAGGVLLDVFAEAPSLPGTPHPPPLPVKIRLIRSTDQGKTWSAPVDAATFTYTNAVDPGSGAQLRFSGQDITATSAGNAVYVAWFEDHADFSTIQVARSEDAGVHWRAPQRVVREKAEAFLPTLAVAGDATVGLLWYDFRHFTQGSPVLDTEVWFSTSRDRGVHWTERRAAGPFDLRSAPAVRYGRFIGDYMGLVGLPDGFAAAFVQATPSSRHGPTDVFFSRIAG from the coding sequence ATGCGTGCCCGCCGGGCGGCCACACTGGGGGTGCTGCTCGCACTCACCGGTTGCGACAGCAGCCCGCCGCCGAACGAGCCAAGCTTGCCTCCGCCAAGCGTGATCAGCGGTGCGGTCCCACTGGCAGCCGGCTGTACCGGCCCGTCGCCGCCGGCGCCGACTGAGCCGTCGCTCGCGGCCGATCCTGGTGATCCACGGCAGCTGGTCGCGAGCTGGCTGGAGAATGCGGTGGGCACAATCGTCGCCGTCAGCCATGACGGGGGCGCTACCTGGAGTCGATCGGCCCTCCCAGGTTTGCTCAGCTGCGCCGGTGGCCGCTACGCCCATACGAGCGACCCCTGGGTGTCGATCGGACAGGACGGCATCATCTATGTCGCCGGTCTAGCTTCCCAGCCGGCCACCTCGACCGGTACCACTCGCGACGTCGTGGTGAGTGTCTCGCGCGATCATGGGGCCAGTTGGGAGGCGCCCGTTGTCGTCGAGAGCGGGACCGCGCCGCCGCTCCAACCTGACAAAGAGGCGATCCTGGCCGATCCGCGGCGTCCCGCAACCGCGTATGCGGTGTGGGTCGACTACCGGGTCTTAAGCGGCGTCGAGCCGTCGGTCGACAAGGTGATGTTCTCGCGCACCAGCGATGGGGGCCACACCTGGTCGACCCCGGCCGCGATCTACAGTGGCAACGACGAAGCCCAGCAGAACCAGCTGCTGATGACCGCCGGTGGCGTGCTGCTCGATGTCTTCGCCGAAGCTCCCTCGCTGCCTGGCACGCCGCATCCGCCGCCGTTGCCGGTCAAGATCCGGCTGATCCGCTCGACCGACCAGGGAAAGACCTGGTCGGCACCGGTTGATGCGGCGACGTTCACCTACACGAACGCCGTCGATCCGGGCAGCGGTGCTCAGCTTCGTTTCAGCGGCCAGGATATTACCGCCACGTCGGCTGGCAATGCCGTGTACGTCGCCTGGTTCGAAGACCACGCGGATTTCTCAACGATCCAGGTCGCTCGCTCCGAGGACGCCGGGGTTCACTGGCGCGCACCGCAGCGCGTAGTGCGTGAGAAGGCCGAAGCCTTTCTACCCACGCTGGCGGTGGCCGGCGATGCCACGGTCGGATTGCTCTGGTACGACTTCCGCCATTTCACGCAAGGCAGCCCGGTGCTCGACACCGAGGTCTGGTTCAGCACGTCGCGCGATCGCGGCGTCCACTGGACCGAACGCCGAGCGGCCGGGCCGTTCGATCTGCGTTCCGCGCCCGCCGTCCGCTACGGCCGCTTCATCGGCGACTACATGGGGCTGGTTGGCCTACCCGACGGCTTCGCGGCGGCTTTCGTCCAGGCGACGCCATCGAGCCGGCACGGCCCCACGGACGTCTTCTTCTCGCGAATCGCCGGCTAG
- a CDS encoding EAL domain-containing protein, giving the protein MASNRRLFIVLSGWAGFAVFFAAWLYFHWGGSSATRRFDDIGETLAALVAAAACGVAAWRHQRRTRIAWALIGASALCWGLGQAVWSYYELVKAQQTPFPSLADLGYLAAVPLAVAGVLSFPSAPNRATSLLRTILDALLIAGSLFIISWATVLGTVYRAGSGGLVSQLIGLAYPAGDIVIATILLIVASRAGRANRLPFLLLTGGLIANLLSDSAFAYLTTTNTYGTGNPTDTGWAAGYLLIAIAGLRAATTRAASPAASDGTPGRIWLALPYVPIAAAAIVAVVEESLPGELDPVVFWSVMGLIVGVVLRQYLMLTDNQLLNRRLEANAADLAKREEHFRALVQNSSDVITLIGRHGSIRYQSASVERILGYKEDELLGKPFGDLVHPEDRTQLLRKIDEAINIVGPPISAECRLRRVDDSYCLAEITITNLLELPAVRGLVLNTRDVSERKALEEKLTHQAFHDSLTNLPNRAAFRIGLDHALSGSAEGRIAVLFLDLDDFKAVNDTLGHNIGDQLLVAVGARVASTLRPGDTVARLGGDEFAVLLKRMEDEQIAERVAERITRQLLPPFAIGGKEISIRASIGIAGLVSGQEAADELLKNADVAMYIAKAKGKARFVHFEASLANAAIERMELEHDLRSALEEKQFVLQYEPVIMLESGAVHSVEALVRWNHPRRGLLSPVDFIGVAEQSGLIVDLGRWVLQQATRDGRRWQVRFPSVPPMQISVNLSGRQIERPELIKEVVDAVDAAGLDPQSLILELTESVLIADTEPVARTLQELRSLGFRLALDDFGTGYSSLGHLRDFPVDILKMDASFVAGIGRGMADGAILRAIIGLANSLGLMTIGEGIERQDQLAALNAMGCNAGQGFYFSKPLEYEAMEALLASCIQSGTGRQLPPAWRMSA; this is encoded by the coding sequence ATGGCAAGCAACCGGCGCCTTTTCATCGTGCTCAGTGGATGGGCTGGCTTTGCCGTGTTTTTCGCCGCCTGGCTGTACTTCCACTGGGGTGGTAGCTCGGCAACTCGTCGGTTCGACGACATCGGGGAAACCCTGGCCGCCCTCGTCGCGGCCGCGGCCTGCGGAGTCGCCGCCTGGCGTCATCAGCGCCGAACCCGGATCGCCTGGGCGCTGATCGGCGCCTCCGCGCTGTGCTGGGGTCTGGGCCAGGCCGTCTGGTCGTACTACGAGCTGGTCAAGGCCCAGCAGACTCCGTTCCCTTCCCTGGCTGATCTCGGATATCTCGCCGCCGTGCCGCTCGCGGTCGCCGGCGTGCTGTCCTTCCCCTCGGCGCCCAACCGAGCCACCTCCCTGCTCAGGACGATCCTGGACGCGCTCCTCATCGCCGGCTCGCTCTTCATCATCAGCTGGGCGACGGTCCTCGGCACGGTCTACCGAGCCGGCTCGGGCGGTCTGGTGTCGCAACTGATCGGTCTGGCTTACCCCGCCGGCGACATCGTGATCGCGACCATCCTGCTGATCGTGGCGTCCAGGGCCGGTCGCGCCAACCGCCTGCCCTTTCTCCTGCTGACCGGAGGGCTGATCGCCAACCTGCTGTCCGACAGCGCGTTCGCCTACCTGACGACCACCAACACCTACGGAACCGGCAATCCAACCGATACTGGCTGGGCCGCCGGCTACCTGCTGATCGCGATCGCGGGCCTTCGGGCGGCCACGACTCGCGCGGCGAGCCCGGCCGCGAGCGATGGCACACCCGGTCGGATCTGGCTGGCGCTACCCTACGTGCCGATCGCGGCGGCGGCCATCGTCGCCGTCGTCGAGGAGTCGCTGCCCGGAGAGCTGGACCCGGTGGTGTTCTGGTCTGTGATGGGTCTGATCGTGGGCGTCGTCCTTCGGCAATACCTGATGCTCACCGACAACCAGCTCCTCAACCGACGGCTGGAAGCGAACGCGGCCGACCTCGCCAAGAGGGAAGAGCATTTTCGCGCACTGGTCCAAAACTCGTCGGATGTGATTACGCTTATCGGGCGTCACGGCTCGATCAGGTATCAGAGCGCCTCCGTCGAGCGGATCCTCGGGTATAAGGAGGACGAGCTCCTGGGCAAGCCGTTCGGAGACCTGGTGCACCCAGAGGACCGCACCCAACTGCTCCGGAAGATCGACGAGGCCATCAATATCGTCGGACCGCCGATTTCCGCCGAGTGCCGGCTGCGGCGGGTGGACGACTCCTACTGCCTTGCCGAGATCACGATCACCAATCTCCTCGAGCTGCCCGCGGTCCGCGGCCTCGTTCTGAACACTCGCGACGTCAGCGAGCGCAAGGCGTTGGAAGAAAAGCTCACGCACCAGGCGTTCCACGACTCGCTCACCAACCTGCCCAACCGGGCTGCCTTCCGGATCGGCCTGGACCACGCCTTGAGTGGGAGCGCCGAGGGGCGGATCGCGGTTCTCTTCCTCGATCTCGACGATTTCAAGGCCGTGAATGACACGCTGGGCCACAACATCGGCGATCAGTTACTGGTCGCGGTCGGTGCTCGCGTCGCGTCCACGCTACGACCTGGCGACACGGTTGCGCGCCTGGGCGGTGACGAATTCGCGGTCCTGCTGAAGAGGATGGAGGACGAGCAGATCGCCGAGCGGGTCGCCGAACGGATCACGCGCCAGCTTTTGCCGCCCTTCGCGATTGGAGGGAAGGAGATCTCCATACGGGCCAGCATTGGCATCGCCGGCCTGGTGTCGGGGCAGGAGGCGGCGGATGAGCTCCTCAAGAATGCGGACGTCGCGATGTACATCGCGAAGGCGAAAGGCAAGGCGCGCTTCGTCCACTTCGAGGCCTCGCTGGCGAACGCGGCGATCGAGCGGATGGAACTCGAGCACGACCTGCGAAGCGCGCTCGAAGAGAAGCAGTTCGTGTTGCAGTACGAGCCGGTGATCATGCTCGAATCCGGCGCGGTTCACAGCGTCGAGGCGCTGGTGCGGTGGAACCATCCACGCCGGGGCCTCCTGTCCCCGGTAGATTTCATCGGTGTCGCTGAGCAGAGCGGGCTGATCGTCGACCTCGGGCGCTGGGTGCTGCAACAGGCGACCCGCGACGGGCGCCGCTGGCAGGTGCGCTTTCCGTCGGTGCCGCCGATGCAGATCAGCGTCAACCTCTCCGGGCGGCAGATCGAGCGTCCCGAGTTGATCAAGGAAGTCGTCGACGCGGTCGACGCCGCCGGTCTCGACCCCCAATCGTTGATCCTCGAGCTGACCGAGAGCGTGCTGATTGCCGACACGGAGCCGGTGGCTCGCACGTTGCAGGAACTCCGGAGCCTTGGCTTCCGCCTCGCGCTCGACGACTTCGGCACCGGCTACTCGTCGCTCGGGCACCTGCGGGACTTCCCGGTCGACATCCTCAAAATGGATGCGTCCTTCGTGGCCGGCATTGGACGCGGCATGGCCGACGGCGCCATCCTGCGCGCCATCATCGGGCTCGCCAACAGCCTGGGCTTGATGACGATTGGGGAGGGTATCGAACGGCAAGATCAGCTGGCCGCGCTGAACGCGATGGGCTGCAACGCAGGCCAGGGTTTCTACTTCTCCAAGCCCCTCGAGTACGAGGCGATGGAGGCGCTGCTGGCATCGTGCATCCAGAGCGGCACGGGGCGGCAGCTGCCGCCCGCGTGGCGTATGAGCGCGTAG
- a CDS encoding trypsin-like peptidase domain-containing protein: protein MATLKDLSNDIEALVEKASKSVVRVDARRGRAGTGIVWDTGLILTANHVVEQEDDIAVVVDDKSTKATLVGRDPATDVALLKVEGLTAPALPRAKVEDLKPGQIVLAIGRPGSLKATFGTISAVSSSWRGWRGSEIEHLIQTNAPLYPGFSGGPLVDVDGRVVGMNSWVFGRGDGRAIAMDVAERVVASLRSEGRIKRPYLGIGTQEVPLPDAVKGRVNQDSGLLIVAVEPQSPADKAGLMQGDTLVALDGTATRSLEDLYSGLRKIKVGATQTVKVVRAGEVKEIPVTVGEAGR, encoded by the coding sequence ATGGCGACTCTCAAAGACCTTTCTAACGACATCGAAGCGCTGGTGGAGAAAGCGAGCAAGAGCGTGGTCCGGGTCGACGCTCGGAGGGGCCGGGCGGGCACCGGCATCGTCTGGGACACCGGTCTCATCCTGACGGCCAACCACGTGGTCGAGCAGGAGGATGACATCGCGGTGGTCGTCGACGACAAGAGCACGAAGGCGACGCTGGTGGGCCGTGACCCGGCGACCGACGTGGCGCTGCTCAAGGTCGAAGGCCTGACGGCCCCAGCGCTGCCGCGTGCGAAAGTGGAAGACCTCAAGCCGGGGCAGATCGTGCTGGCGATCGGGCGGCCCGGCAGCCTCAAGGCGACCTTTGGCACGATCAGCGCCGTTTCATCGTCCTGGCGCGGATGGCGCGGAAGCGAGATCGAGCACCTGATCCAGACGAACGCCCCGCTCTATCCCGGGTTCAGTGGCGGTCCCCTGGTCGACGTCGACGGTCGTGTCGTCGGCATGAACAGCTGGGTCTTCGGCCGCGGAGACGGGCGGGCGATTGCGATGGACGTGGCCGAGCGCGTCGTGGCCAGCCTTCGGTCCGAGGGCCGGATCAAGCGTCCTTACCTGGGGATCGGCACCCAGGAAGTGCCCCTGCCCGACGCCGTCAAGGGCCGGGTCAACCAGGACAGCGGGCTGCTGATCGTGGCGGTCGAGCCGCAGAGCCCGGCGGACAAGGCGGGGCTCATGCAGGGCGACACGCTCGTCGCGCTGGACGGGACCGCAACCAGGAGCCTGGAAGACCTGTATTCGGGGCTGCGGAAGATCAAGGTCGGCGCCACCCAGACCGTCAAGGTCGTCCGTGCCGGCGAGGTGAAGGAGATCCCGGTGACGGTGGGCGAGGCCGGCCGCTAA